The following are from one region of the Siniperca chuatsi isolate FFG_IHB_CAS linkage group LG13, ASM2008510v1, whole genome shotgun sequence genome:
- the LOC122887198 gene encoding neurogenic differentiation factor 6-B-like, producing the protein MEVPWDTEHVVSAATRRQRQMVWVPAVGMSVIPQREREGEERGRESEGERRGKGRAERSREKRVRRLKLFPLVCVLQEKKLQRRFRGDIWEHARCTLTRGNMLTLPFEDSHMMCEPRFGANYPRESLPESLEQERQHNPDRSNSDMREAEDDISDREEDEREDYQDEDGLPKKRGPRKKKHGKEPNDRSKVRRQEANARERSRMHGLNDALESLRKVVPCYSKTQKLSKIETLRLAKNYIWALSETLSAGKRPDLLAFVQTLCKGLSQPTTNLVAGCLQLNARNFLTDHNGEVMFSGRSPYDAMYSYPGSDMNTPPGHSGSSLDSSAKPFRHYSYSGAYEPYYENPSPEGGSPHFDGQLSPPMNFNGIFSLKHDDPPDYGKSSHYGMRYCSAPGRTALAHNSMYRVSPEARFPYDLHVRRQSFQAQGEVNGSFHN; encoded by the exons ATGGAGGTCCCATGGGACACTGAGCACGTGGTCTCGGCTGCCACAAGACGTCAGCGGCAGATGGTATGGGTACCCGCTGTTGGCATGAGTGTCATTCCtcaaagagagagggaaggggaagagagagggagagagagtgagggggagagaagaggaaaaggaagagcagaacgcagcaGAGAAAAGAGGGTGCGCAGGTTGAAGCTTTTTCCTCTGGTTTGTGTTTTGCAAGAGAAGAAGCTGCAGCGCAGATTCAGAGGAGATATTTGGGAACATGCACGGTGCACGCTGACCAGAG GAAATATGTTGACACTGCCATTCGAGGATTCTCATATGATGTGTGAGCCGCGGTTTGGTGCCAATTATCCCCGTGAAAGCTTACCTGAGAGCCTGGAGCAGGAGCGACAACACAACCCAGACAGGTCCAACTCAGACATGAGGGAGGCCGAGGACGACATCTCCGACAGAGAGGAGGACGAAAGAGAGGACTATCAGGATGAGGACGGGCTTCCTAAAAAGCGGGGGCCCCGGAAAAAGAAGCACGGCAAGGAGCCGAATGACAGGTCCAAAGTACGGCGCCAGGAAGCCAACGCCCGAGAGCGCAGCCGGATGCACGGCTTGAACGACGCGCTGGAGAGCCTGCGCAAAGTTGTGCCGTGCTACTCCAAAACTCAAAAACTGTCCAAGATTGAGACCCTTAGACTGGCTAAAAATTACATCTGGGCCCTATCAGAGACTCTGAGCGCTGGGAAGAGACCGGACCTCCTCGCCTTCGTACAGACTTTGTGCAAAGGATTATCTCAGCCCACAACCAACTTGGTGGCCGGTTGTTTGCAGCTGAACGCGAGAAATTTCCTAACAGACCACAACGGGGAGGTCATGTTCTCTGGCAGATCGCCATACGATGCCATGTACTCGTACCCCGGCTCAGACATGAACACGCCCCCCGGCCACAGCGGGAGCAGCTTGGACAGTAGCGCCAAGCCGTTCAGACACTACAGCTACAGCGGCGCGTACGAGCCCTACTACGAGAATCCGTCCCCAGAGGGCGGGAGCCCGCATTTCGACGGCCAGCTGAGCCCCCCGATGAACTTTAACGGGATTTTCTCCCTAAAACACGACGATCCGCCAGACTACGGCAAAAGCAGCCACTATGGCATGCGCTACTGCAGTGCGCCAGGGCGCACGGCTCTTGCGCACAACTCCATGTACCGAGTCTCTCCAGAGGCCCGTTTCCCCTACGATCTGCACGTCCGCAGGCAGTCCTTCCAAGCACAAGGGGAAGTTAATGGCTCTTTCCACAATTAA